Proteins encoded within one genomic window of Oryza brachyantha chromosome 7, ObraRS2, whole genome shotgun sequence:
- the LOC102700767 gene encoding type III polyketide synthase B, which translates to MVSTNAGVTASKQASSMAPNPGKATILALGHAFPQQLVMQDYVVEGFMRNTNCDDPELKEKLTRLCKTTTVKTRYVVMSEEILRSYPELAQEGQPTMKQRLDISNKAVTQMATEASLACVRSWGGALSEITHLVYVSSSEARFPGGDLHLARALGLSPDVRRVMLAFTGCSGGVAGLRVAKGLAESCPGARVLLATSETTIVGFRPPSPDRPYDLVGVALFGDGAGAAIVGADPTPLERPLFELHSALQRFLPDTDKTIDGRLTEEGIKFQLGRELPHIIEANVEAFCQKLMQEHPQQRQLTYDDMFWAVHPGGPAILTKMEGRLGLDGGKLRASRSALRDFGNASSNTIVYVLENMVEETRQRRETATAEEEDCEWGLILAFGPGITFEGILARNLEARGRDWKLE; encoded by the exons ATGGTGAGCACCAATGCCGGTGTGACGGCAAGCAAGCAGGCATCGTCCATGGCCCCGAACCCGGGCAAGGCCACGATCCTCGCCCTCGGCCACGCCTTCCCGCAGCAGCTGGTCATGCAGGACTACGTCGTCGAAGGCTTCATGAGGAACACCAACTGCGACGACCCGGAGCTCAAGGAGAAGCTCACCAGACTCT GcaagacgacgacggtgaaGACGAGGTACGTGGTGATGTCGGAGGAGATCCTCAGGAGCTACCCGGAGCTGGCACAGGAGGGCCAGCCGACGATGAAGCAGCGGCTGGATATCTCCAACAAGGCGGTGACGCAGATGGCGACGGAGGCGTCGCTCGCCTGCGTCCGGTCGTGGGGCGGCGCGCTCTCGGAGATCACGCACCTCGTCTACGTCTCCTCCAGCGAGGCACGGTTCCCCGGCGGTGACCTCCATCTGGCGCGGGCCCTCGGCCTCAGCCCTGACGTCCGACGCGTCATGCTGGCATTCACCGGCTGCTctggcggcgtcgccggcctccGCGTCGCCAAGGGCCTCGCCGAGAGCTGCCCGGGCGCGCGCGTCCTCCTCGCCACCTCCGAGACCACCATCGTGGGGTTCCGCCCGCCCAGCCCCGACCGCCCCTACGacctggtcggtgtcgccctCTTCGGCGACGGTGCCGGCGCGGCCATCGTCGGCGCCGACCCGACCCCGCTCGAGCGCCCGCTGTTCGAGCTCCACTCGGCGCTGCAGCGGTTCCTCCCCGACACCGACAAGACCATCGACGGGCGGCTGACGGAGGAGGGCATCAAGTTCCAGCTCGGCCGCGAGCTCCCCCACATCATCGAGGCCAACGTGGAGgccttctgccagaagcttaTGCAGGAGCACCCGCAGCAGCGCCAGCTGACGTACGACGACATGTTCTGGGCGGTGCACCCCGGCGGACCGGCGATCCTGACAAAGATGGAGGGCCGGCTGGGGCTCGACGGCGGGAAGCTCCGCGCCAGCCGGAGCGCGCTCAGGGACTTCGGGAACGCGAGCAGCAACACCATCGTGTACGTGCTGGAGAACATGGTGGAGGAGACCCGGCAGCggagggagacggcgacggcggaagAGGAGGACTGCGAGTGGGGGCTCATACTGGCGTTCGGGCCGGGGATCACGTTCGAGGGGATCTTGGCCAGAAACCTGGAGGCACGCGGGCGAGACTGGAAGCTGGAGTGA